GTTGGGTGGATCACCACTCTCTTGGAATGTTTTTGATGCTCTCCGTTGGGGAGAGTTAGGTCATTTTCTTTGCTGTGGGGGCTCCCAAGGAGTGCGGCGCAAGCATTAGCTAAATTCGTTGCAACAGGGAGAGTAGAATCAAAGAGGAAATCTCCCTCTTTGAAATTTTTGCTTGGAGTAGGAAAGATAAATCGTACATGTCCCATCTTTCCTTGGTTGCGGAGTCGAAACAGATCCCATGCGCGTTTTGAATTATCATTTTCTACAATGACGGTATCATAGCTTTCGAGTTCCTCCAAAAGACCATGGTTTTTAAAGGTGTGATCTTCAAACAGAAGGGATAGATCCTCCGCTCCATCATGAAAAACTGTAGGATTTAACCTACATTTTTTCAGGTGATGGGCTACGATCATCATAAGGAGCCCATCACCGATTCCCGATGCGCATAGAAGGGCGGAACGGGTCATGCCGACTCTTCCTCGTCCTCAGGTGCATCTGCAATCAATACTTCGGAAATCAAGACGATTCCAGCAACCGAAGCAGCATACTTAAGAGAGTTTTTCACAACCTTGGTTGGATCAATCACCTCGCCTTTAACTAGGTCTTCAACTGTCTCACTAGCAGCATTGAACCCAAAAGAAGACGCTTTACTCAGAACTTCTTGTAAGTAAATGGAGCTATCCTTTCCACAATTGTTTACGATTTGCTTAAAGGGAGCCGAGCAAGCACTAAGAACGATTTCCACACCTAGTTTTTCCTCTTGATCAAGCTTCAGTTCCTTGAGCTTTTGGCTTGCTCTGAGAAGAGCAACGCCTCCACCAGGAACAAAACCACTCTCTTGGGCCGCGCGCGTTGCATTTAAACTATCTTCGAAGTCTTGTTTTTTTTGCTTCATCTCAGGCTCAGTCGGAGCCCCCACGCGGATGACTGCGACCCCACCTTGCAATTTTGCACGACGCTCTTCAAGCTTTTCTGCGTCGTAATCACTTGAGGCATTATCATGTTCGACATTAATTTGCTTAATACGCGCGCTGATCTCTTCTTTTTGCCCCATACCCCCAATAATTGTGGTATTTTCTTTGTCGATTTCAATGCGCTCTGCTTGCCCGAGGACTTCTTCAGTTGCTTGTACGAGCTGCATTCCTTTCTCTTCAGAGACAACGGTGGCTCCAGTGAGTACTGCGATATCTTCAAGCATTGCTTTGCGTCGATCGCCAAAGCCTGGTGCTTTGACTGCAGCAATCTTCAGTGAGCCTCGCAACTTGTTCACAACGAGCGTTGAAAGGGCATCTCCCTCAATGTCTTCTGCAATAATGAGTAGACCTTTTCCAGAAGCAGCAATTGACTGCAGCAAAGGAAGAATTTCCTGAATAGAAGAAATCTTCTTATCGGTAATCAAAATTCCTGTATTTGTCATTTCGACCATCATTGTTTCAGCATTCGTGCAGAAATAGGGACTTGTATATCCACGGTCAAACTGCATGCCTTCAACCATTTCAATTGTGGTGGAAGTTCCTTTTCCTTCTTCAATCGTAATAACGCCAGAGCTGCCGACTTTATCAATGGCATCAAAAATTGTTTGGCCGATTTCCTTGTTTCCAGAAGCGGAGACCGTTGCGATATTTCGGATTGCATCGGCTTTTTCTACGGGGGTCGCCAAGGCATCAAGTTCTTGCATTATGATTTCAACACCTTTGTCGATCCCGCGTTTTAAGTTGATCGGGCTGACACCACTTGCAATATTTTTGATTCCTTGTTTTACGAGAGTGCGAAGGATAATAATTCCTGTTGTGGTACCGTCACCCGATTTTTCTTTGATCTTTCGTGCAACTTCCTTTCCCATCGAAACACCCATATTCGAGTAAGGGTCCTTTAGTTCAATATCCTTGACGATGCTATTCCCATCGTTAGTGATTTTTGGAGCGCCCCAGCTTGATTCAATTCCGATATTTTTCCCTTTAGGGCCAAGGGTTACACCAACGGTATCTGCAAGCTTGTCAATGCCCTCTTTGAGCTTTTCTCTTGCTTCTTCTTCAAAAATCAATTTCTTAGGTGTTGACATAGTTACTTTCTCCTAATTTTTAAGCTCATATCAATAGCACGGACTGAGTGAGTGAGCCTTCCAACGGAAATCCCATCAACGCCAGTCTTTGCATACGAGCGAATGTTATTTAACTCAATTCCCCCAGAAGCTTCTAAATAGATCTTCTTTTTATTCCGCAAAACAAAGCCGCGGATCATATCGGGGCTCATATTATCAAGAAGGATAGCATCAGGGCAAGCAATTACCGCATCATCAAACATTTTTTCATTTTCCACCTCTACTTGAAGCCGCTTGCTAGGAAAAGCATTCCGGGCGCGCTTAATAGCCTCTTCTAACCCAAGATGCATCAAATGATTGTCCTTAATTAGAATTTGATCGGCCAAGTGGAAGCGGTGATTTTTCCCTCCCCCCATCTTGACTGCATATTTTTGTAAATATCTATGGCCGGGAAGAGTTTTTCGTGTGTCTAAAATGTCGCATAATCCGCCTGTGGCTTTAACATAGAGTGCAGTTTCACTTGCGATACTTGTTGCATGTTGGATAAAGTTGATTGCTGTTCGCTCCATTGCAAGCAAACTGTGAATTGGTCCTTCTACTTCTGCAATAGAGCCTGGTACTGCTCGCGTTCCTTCATCGCCGAGTAACCTCACAGTAATGAGAGGGTCGACTCCATAGGCAATCAATCCTAGAAAAGGTAATCCTGCAACGACTCCCTCTTCCTTTAGTAGAAGAGTTCCTAATCCAATACCCTTGTCAATACAAGCTTGGCTCGTCCGATCCCGAAAGACCTCATCTTCCTTCAAGGCGATCTCAATACTGCGTGTAATTTCGTTCAGTAGGCGGATATCCATACAGCACTACCATAGAGAAAGCAGATCTTCTTTACAATACCTTATGCCAATTTAAAGAAATTGTGGCCTCCAAAAACAGTCCTTCACAAAAATCTTCAAGACAATTCAATCCTTTATCCCTTAAAAGTAGTATTATTTAGCGGGGATGGCTCGCTTCCAGCCTTTCTTTTTATTGGGGAGTTTTGCCTGTCTTCCGTAGACCACTTCATGAAGGTTTTCAACCGCCATGAATGCTGAGGGGTCCTCACGAAGAATAAGATCCTTGAGATCCGCTAAGTCAAGACGCTCGACAATAACAAAGAGAATTTCCCGGGCATCTCCCGAGTAACCGCCACGACCATACATGATAGTGAGACCAAGTCCCATTTCATGCATGACAAGCTGGGTGAGTTCTTTGGGTTTAGTCGAGATAATGATCACCGACTTGAGTTCATCGAGACCTACAATAACAATATCCATCATTTTGAAGGCCACTACATAGGTAAGGAGCGACCGGAAAGCAATATGCCAATCACGGAAAATTGCGCCGTAAGCCGCAAATATAAAGATGTTTATGAATAGGACAACTTGTCCAACAGTGAACCCTTTTTTACGGTTAATGATGATGGCCAGGATCTCTGTTCCATCAAGGCACCCCCCATTTCGGATAATCAATCCTGCACCAATACCCAGAATAGCACCGCCAATCACGATGACTTCTAATGGGTCTGATTCAAAAGGTTCCACATGGTTTAGGAGGCCAAGAAAGATCGAAAAAAGAATCACCGCAATGATCATCTGTATGAAA
The window above is part of the Candidatus Neptunochlamydia sp. REUL1 genome. Proteins encoded here:
- a CDS encoding glycosyltransferase family 9 protein, whose product is MTRSALLCASGIGDGLLMMIVAHHLKKCRLNPTVFHDGAEDLSLLFEDHTFKNHGLLEELESYDTVIVENDNSKRAWDLFRLRNQGKMGHVRFIFPTPSKNFKEGDFLFDSTLPVATNLANACAALLGSPHSKENDLTLPNGEHQKHSKRVVIHPTSHDPKRNWGKEQFLELANLLEMEGYSPVFCVSPSERVEWEELGVKLPLFANLKELAAYIYESGFLIGNDSGLGHLASNLGIETLTISGNPKRVRLWRPDWSLGKVVTIPFPLPNFKGINFRIRENYWQKFIPVKRTLKAFMELTHESRSHLL
- the groL gene encoding chaperonin GroEL (60 kDa chaperone family; promotes refolding of misfolded polypeptides especially under stressful conditions; forms two stacked rings of heptamers to form a barrel-shaped 14mer; ends can be capped by GroES; misfolded proteins enter the barrel where they are refolded when GroES binds), producing the protein MSTPKKLIFEEEAREKLKEGIDKLADTVGVTLGPKGKNIGIESSWGAPKITNDGNSIVKDIELKDPYSNMGVSMGKEVARKIKEKSGDGTTTGIIILRTLVKQGIKNIASGVSPINLKRGIDKGVEIIMQELDALATPVEKADAIRNIATVSASGNKEIGQTIFDAIDKVGSSGVITIEEGKGTSTTIEMVEGMQFDRGYTSPYFCTNAETMMVEMTNTGILITDKKISSIQEILPLLQSIAASGKGLLIIAEDIEGDALSTLVVNKLRGSLKIAAVKAPGFGDRRKAMLEDIAVLTGATVVSEEKGMQLVQATEEVLGQAERIEIDKENTTIIGGMGQKEEISARIKQINVEHDNASSDYDAEKLEERRAKLQGGVAVIRVGAPTEPEMKQKKQDFEDSLNATRAAQESGFVPGGGVALLRASQKLKELKLDQEEKLGVEIVLSACSAPFKQIVNNCGKDSSIYLQEVLSKASSFGFNAASETVEDLVKGEVIDPTKVVKNSLKYAASVAGIVLISEVLIADAPEDEEESA
- the nadC gene encoding carboxylating nicotinate-nucleotide diphosphorylase, producing MDIRLLNEITRSIEIALKEDEVFRDRTSQACIDKGIGLGTLLLKEEGVVAGLPFLGLIAYGVDPLITVRLLGDEGTRAVPGSIAEVEGPIHSLLAMERTAINFIQHATSIASETALYVKATGGLCDILDTRKTLPGHRYLQKYAVKMGGGKNHRFHLADQILIKDNHLMHLGLEEAIKRARNAFPSKRLQVEVENEKMFDDAVIACPDAILLDNMSPDMIRGFVLRNKKKIYLEASGGIELNNIRSYAKTGVDGISVGRLTHSVRAIDMSLKIRRK
- a CDS encoding YitT family protein, which gives rise to MVSTHPSHKSKTQHILSYFWTAVGAFLAALSIKMFLFPNELIDGGIIGISMILTRVSTKVLFPIYFIVLTLPFIYLSYKFIRRTFFIQMIIAVILFSIFLGLLNHVEPFESDPLEVIVIGGAILGIGAGLIIRNGGCLDGTEILAIIINRKKGFTVGQVVLFINIFIFAAYGAIFRDWHIAFRSLLTYVVAFKMMDIVIVGLDELKSVIIISTKPKELTQLVMHEMGLGLTIMYGRGGYSGDAREILFVIVERLDLADLKDLILREDPSAFMAVENLHEVVYGRQAKLPNKKKGWKRAIPAK